The following are encoded together in the Malaya genurostris strain Urasoe2022 chromosome 3, Malgen_1.1, whole genome shotgun sequence genome:
- the LOC131435736 gene encoding E3 ubiquitin-protein ligase RNF25: MDALIDEVESLEAILMEDVAISRNDSGFPELIETTVFPTVGDELDSQYVCITLQVLPVSGYPAVKPNIKLKNPRGLDDQIINSIETAVRQKLDECLGQPVVFDLIDIIREHLTESNVPSGQCVICLYGFQEGDEFTKTSCYHYLHSHCLACHLNASKRNYDEELAKMPVWKQKEAKPYQALCPVCREPIDLEVEPLTKCQPPVELVNAPRFELTDELKSLQAQMTRLYLHQKSRGGIIDLDAKEGNVIAIETENANESSKISHNVVNDGNTLDGTTVLSVPQIFKHHSGSTTVSQHHDRGNSSRHSGAGSGGSRHSHNHNNRAVRARNHLAAGTVNTGEADVAESPQPAHSYHHHRGGHRHRRNNHNHHHHHHHRNAATTAGASTAAAQNNLNSPCGSSAR; the protein is encoded by the exons TGGTTTTCCGGAGCTGATCGAGACCACCGTGTTTCCCACGGTAGGCGATGAATTGGACAGCCAATACGTGTGTATCACATTGCAAGTACTGCCGGTTTCTGGTTATCCGGCAGTaaaaccgaatataaaattgaagaatccaCGTGGTTTAGATGACCAGATAATCAACAGTATCGAAACAGCCGTGAGACAGAAACTCGACGAATGCTTAGGTCAACCGGTTGTATTTGATCTCATTGATATTATCAGAGAACATTTAACCGAAAGTAACGTACCATCTGGGCAGTGCGTTATTTGCTTGTACGGCTTCCAGGAAGGAGACGAGTTTACCAAAACCTCCTGCTATCATTATTTGCACAGTCACTGCTTGGCGTGTCATTTAAATGCTTCAAAGCGAAACTATGACGAAGAGCTGGCCAAAATGCCGGTATGGAAGCAGAAGGAGGCCAAACCATACCAGGCACTTTGTCCAGTTTGCAGGGAGCCGATCGATTTGGAGGTAGAACCTCTAACAAAATGTCAGCCTCCCGTCGAGTTAGTTAATGCGCCCCGATTCGAATTAACAGACGAGCTTAAGTCACTGCAAGCTCAGATGACGCGATTATATTTGCACCAGAAAAGTCGAGGAGGAATAATAGATTTAGATGCCAAAGAAGGAAATGTTATTGCAATCGAAACGGAAAATGCCAACGAG TCCTCCAAAATCTCGCACAACGTTGTAAACGATGGCAACACATTGGACGGTACAACTGTGCTATCAGTGCCCCAGATATTCAAGCACCACAGCGGATCAACGACAGTCTCCCAGCATCATGATCGGGGAAACAGCTCTCGGCACTCTGGAGCCGGATCCGGCGGTAGTCGACATTCTCACAATCACAATAATCGAGCTGTTCGAGCTCGGAACCATCTTGCAGCAGGTACGGTCAATACTGGTGAAGCCGATGTGGCCGAGTCACCGCAGCCTGCCCATTCATATCACCACCACAGGGGCGGACATCGTCATCGTCGTAATAACCATAACCACCACCATCATCACCATCACAGAAATGCGGCTACAACTGCAGGCGCAAGCACGGCTGCTGCTCAAAATAACTTAAACAGTCCTTGTGGATCCAGTGCTAGATGA